The genomic interval GAAACTCTCGGGAAATTgcttgaaagaaaagaaaaatcctCTCTTTCTGTCTTGCTTGAGTACTCAACTCTGCATGGTTTCGATCTTCTTCCATAGTCACCAACTTCTGCAATCGGCGCGCCATACTATCTTTGCTTTGTCTCCAAGTCGAAACTTAACAGCCAATCTGACGACTGAAAACGGCTGCAGCAAGAAAACGAATGCGCTAACGCGCAACGGCTTTTGCGCTAGCGAGCTCACCCCTTGCTTGTTGCTAACGCGCCCTTTAATAGTCAAATCGCGGTCCAAGGTTGCTTTTTCAGAGCTGTTTCAGGATATCAGTTCAAAAAATACAGAGGTTAATAAGTTCCCGTCTGTAGGTGAGTGAAAGACGAGGAAATGCCGATGCCAGTGTTTCCCAGGAGGCGCCGTGAGGTCGAGTATACACCCGGTACCCGGCTTCCCCATAAACGATACGACAATGGAAAATCCGTAGACATAATGGCCATCATTACAGAAACAAGGAATATGGAACTAACTAAGGATCTTAACATGCGACAGGAGACAGGACTAAAGTGCTTAGTCACCCCCGCGTACGAATAACCGCTTAGCAAACTCCAAAGCACCAACTGCCAACTATCGACTCCGATCTCTTTCTAGTGGAAAACTTTAGCCAGAGGGTTAGGCCCTTCCAAGGCCTCTTATTATGCTCGCATGGATggtcctttttccttttcttttttgtgccCTCTCCGCTTAGTTAGAGGAGTAGGCTCTCCAGCGTAAACTCCGAATCTGATAAGAGGTTCTCTGTCTTGATGTCTAGTATGGCTAGTCTAGGGCGCTCTCAGTCATCGATCGGTTACGAAAAGCCAGGGCCGTGCCTCAGGAACCCGTCGGTCAGAGGCCGGTCCCTTCATTCTCATAAAGCCTGGTGAAAAGATCTTTCTCGCTATTGTCTATCCGCTGTATAAAACCTTTGAACCCTATGCCGTGTGAGCTTATGCCGAAAGCGCCTTTCTTCTCTTATTTCATTATTCGTTTTTGCTGCGGCCCCGGTCAAAGGCATTAAGACATGCCTATTTTTTGAATACCGTAGAATAGGAGTAGGACAAGGATACCAAACCTTTTGATCGGTATTCGCCTTCTCTTAAGAAATTAGAAGTTTGAGGAAGGGGACTTTTTATAGGTCCCTCAGCGACTTGGATTGATGCCTATCGGTAAGAGGAAGCTCGGGATAGGCGCTATGTGGCACACAACTGGTTCTATCGATGTGAATCAATAAATCACAGGGAAGTTTGGTCTTCAGAAGAAAGGGGCAAATCATAATACGAGAGGGTGGCTCTAAGGTGCCATttaatttagtagtagtagCACTCATGGGATCTGGTCAACAAAGGTGTAACTATGAAGTCAGTCGGGCAGGAAGGATCGAGCAGCTGAATGAACAAATTGAGACTCTTGAGATGGATGTAGGGAGAGCTCGGACAATTGATGCCCACAGGGCGGATCAATTAGGCCACTTACATGAAGTAGAAGGAGAACAATAGGCACGGCTAAAGGACCGAACCGAAGGGCATACTTAACCTTAATGAATTCCTGGACTATTTAAGCGCTCTGTAGCACAAGAATTATCGTATGTAATATCCGATTGTTTGATTACTGAGAGTCTTGGTTAATAATTAGGTACCCGACATAGGACTAAGTTAAGGCTAAGGTGAAAAGGCAGAACTCTCAGCGCCTTGCTTTCGATCTTAGCAATCTGAACCGGCGAATACAGATCTCCTTGCCTTAGATAATACTCTTGTCAACTTGAGGCGAAAAGGGGATAGGGCACAAAAAAGTCTCTCTCAAAAGAAACTTCTTTTCCGGTCGAAGCCAAGGGTCTGATCGGTGGAGGAATGTCTGATTTGCCTGATTGGTGATTGGTGGTTAGGAGCCCCAGAAATAGCATAAATAGGCCATCGATCGACAAACTCCTGATAGAAGCACGGTTTTTTAGTAGGAGCGTTGAAAGATCTTTGATTCTAAACCCTGGGAAATTGGACAGCAAGTGCTTTATATTCCTAAATAACCTCCTTCAATCACTCAAAAACGATAGTTTTCTCACTATAGGCGGACAGAAGAAGTTCCATTTCGAGATGCCGTTCAGAGGGGAAATGAAATTCAGTGCTTTCTCAGTCATATGAGATGGATTTTTTCAGATCTGACGCGGAAAGGAAAAGCAAAGAAATCGGAGTAGAGGGTCCGAAGGAGATGAGACGAATAGAATAAGACACTGCGAATTCTTGGATTCGGGTGTCAAAACAATGTGCGGACGGTCCCGAAAGAAACTCGTATGTTTAGCGGCGCCGGCCGAGAGGATTGCTGATGGGCCGACCTATACCTATAGAAGTGGATGGAAACTCCCGCCCCGGAGTCAGGAGTGAACTAAAATGACATGGGTTAAATAAGCAACTTTGATCTCCCCTCCCCCGCTCACTAAAATCCACCCTTACCCTTAGGAAGCTCATCCAACTCGAAATTTCTTAAGAGAAGAAAAGTTCAGAGAAGGTTGGAAAGTGGTACGCCCGGTTCACCAGGTTCTACCACTGCAGGGCCCAATCATAGTCAAAAGAAGAGTTTGATCCTGGCTCAGAAGGAACGCTAGCTATATGCTTAACACATGCAAGTCGAACGTTGTTTTCGAGGAGCTGGGCAGAAGGGAAGGAAAAGCGGCTCCTAGCTAAAGGTAGCTTGTCTCGCCCAGGAGGTGAGAAGAGTTGAGAACAAAGTGGCGAACGGGTGCGTAACGCGTGGGAATCTGCCGAACAGTTCGGGCCAAATCCTGAAGAAAGCTAAAAAGCGCTGTTTGATGAGCCTGCGTAGTATTAGGTAGTTGGTCAGGTAAAGGCTGACCAAGCCAATGATGCTTAGCTGGTCTTTTCGGACGATCAGCCACACTGGGACTGAGACACGGCCCAGACTCCCACGGGGGGCAGCAGTGGGGAATCTTGGACAATGGGCGAAAGCCCGATCCAGCAATATCGCGTGAGTGAAGAAGGGCAATGCCGCTTGTAAAGCTCTTTCATCGAGTGCGCGATCATGACAAGACTCGAGGAAGAAGCCCCGGCTAACTCCGTGCCAGCAGCCGCGGTAAGACGGGGGGGGCAAGTGTTCTTCGGAATGACTGGGCGTAAAGGGCACGTAGGCGGTGAATCGGGTTGAAAGTGAAAGTCGCCAAAAACTGGCGGAATGCTCTCGAAACCAATTCACTTGAGTGAGACAGAGGAGAGTGGAATTTCGTGTGTAGGGGTGAAATCCATAGATCTACGAAGGAACGCCAAAAGCGAAGGCAGCTCTCTGGGTCCCTACCGACGCTGGGGTGCGAAAGCATGGGGAGCGAATGGGATTAGATACCCCAGTAGTCCATGCCGTAAACGATGAGTGTTCGCCCTTGGTCTACGCGGATCAGGGGCCCAGCTAACGCGTGAAACACTCCGCCTGGGGAGTACGGTCGCAAGACCGAAACTCAAAGGAATTGACGGGGGCCTGCACAAGCGGTGGAGCATGTGGTTTAATTCGATACAACGCGCAAAACCTTACCAGCCCTTGACATATGAACAACAAAACCTGTCCTTAACGGGATGTACTTTCATACAGGTGTTGCATGGCTGTCGTCAGCTCGTGTCGTGAGATGTTTGGTCAAGTCCTTTAACGAGCGAAACCCTCGTTTTGTGTTGCTGAGACATGCGCCTAAGGAGAAAGTCTTTGCAACCGAAGTGAGCCGAGTGACGTGCCAGCGCTACTAATTGAGTGCCAGCACGTAGCTGTGCTGTGCTGTCGGTAGCCGGCGCCTTTCGAAGCACTTTCTAGTTAGCGCTTTAGTTTGATTGCAGCTAGCGCGCTTGACTAAACTAATAAGATAGAACTCGCTTGTTTAGTAAAGTCCAGTTTTGGGCCAACTCTTGCAGGTGACGGCAGAGAAAGACTCGGCATTCAGGCGATCTGCCCGGTGGTGTGGTACGTAGTGGGTTTAGTACGCCCCGCCAAAACGGCTccgaaagaaagaaaaaggtgCGTGCCGCACTCACGAAGGACTACCAGTGATATACTGGAGGAAGGTGGGGATGACGTCAAGTCCGCATGGCCCTTATGGGCTGGGCCACACACGTGCTACAATGGCAATTACAATGGGAAGCAAGGCTGTAAGGCGGAGCGAATCCGGAAAGATTGCCTCAGTTCGGATTGTTCTCTGCAACTCGGGAACATGAAGTTGGAATCGCTAGTAATCGCGGATCAGCATGCCGCGGTGAATATGTACACGGGCCCTGTACACACCGCCCGTCACACCCTGGGAATTGGTTTCGCCCGAAGCATCGGACCAATGATCACCCATGACTTCTGTGTCACACTAGTGCCACAAAGGCTTTTGGTGGGCTTATTGGCGCATACCACGGTGGGGTCTTCGACTGGGGTGAAGTCGTAACAAGGTAGCCGTAGGGGAACCTGTGGCTGGATTGAATCCTTCGCGATGGAACTCTTCCCCCAACCAACACAGGGCTTAGAGCAAAGGACTGAAATCCTTGTGTCAGTGGTTCGAATCCACTTCTAAGCGGGCGAAGGGTCCAAACGTAGCCagtcaaaaacaaaaaaagagttCCTGTTCATCAATCGGAAATCAAGACAAACCGGGCACTACGGTGAGACGTGAAAACACCCGATCCCATTCCGACCTCGATATGTGGAATCGTCTTGCGCCATATGTACTGAGATTGTTCGGGAGACATGGTCAAAGCCCGGTGaagaaattcaaatttcaagaCGTTCACCGAGTCCTTCTATCAAGGGAAGAACTCGGCTTACTTATCAGGAATTCATTGGATGGAGTCTTTGGTATCAGCTTCTGACCGAACCACTCTTTCTTTCACTCACAGTTCCCCCCTTTTTTCAAGGAAGCACGATTGTTTTAGTGTTCCGGGAAGATCAAATGCTCTCTAAGATTCGTTTTGATTTCTAATCTACGCGGCGTTCAGAACCAGTctagaagaagaataagaaaacGACAAGCTTACATGGAATTTTGCAAGATTTGGCGAAACGGTTTGGAAAGAATGGCTTGCACGAACGGAATAAAGGTCTGGATTCAAATCTCTCATGATTTTGGTCAGCAGTATCTTTGGACTCAATTTCGTTCTCTCCCCCTAGTAAGGGGGCTCTCATTTCAAAAGCAGATTCTaatgtattgttttttttaccctatttgaaattcttatttacaaaatccTATTGTCGACCGGATTACTCCTTATGGACGAACTTAGTAAGGCGCTCTATCAGTTCTATCCTGCGTCGGGAGGAATGAATCTTGGATCAAGTGGGCAACCACCGCTTCCTTCGGACCCCTTTATTCCACTTTCACAAGATCCGGAAGAGAACCCGCCAGGGGGATCACAACCCCTTGTCCATCAACAGCAGGACCAGACGTCCGCCCCCCAGGTCACGGCTGTTGGTCAACAAAAGCTGGAATCTGTCCTGCTGAAACACCTAAAGCGCCATTGTAAATTAGTAAAGGTACGTCATAAGTACCCGCAACTGAATTCCACAGAAGTGGACTATCTTTACTTAGCCAAAAATATGGCTATTTCCCAATTTGATATTTGATACAGATACTAAAACCGACAGTGAAATGGCCGATCTTGCGGCTTGCATTGGAAGTTATAGAAAGATGAAAATTCTATTAGTTGGCAGAATATTTTAAAGAAGACTAGTAATCTAATGATGGGGGGCGAGAACGGTATTTTGGAGACTCTAGATCTAATCAACTATGTCTTCTAATAATCAGTCTTTTTATCGCGGCATTCTCTCTGAAAGATAGATAGTGAATGGAATTATGGAACTCTCTCCCAGAGCTGCAGAACTAACGACTCTATTAGAAAGTCGAATTAGCAACTTTTACACGAATTTTCAAGTGGATGAGATCGGTCGAGTGGTCTCCGTTGGAGATGGTATTGCACGGGTTTATGGATTGAACGAGATTCAAGCTGGGGAAATGGTGGAATTTGCCAGCGGTGTGAAAGGAATAGCCTTAAATCTTGAGAATGAGAATGTAGGGATTGTTGTCTTTGGTAGTGATACTGCTATTAAAGAAGGAGATCTTGTCAAGCGCACTGGATCTATTGTGGATGTTCCTGCGGGAAAGGCTATGCTAGGGCGTGTGGTCGACGCCTTGGGAGTACCTATTGATGGAAGAGGGGCTCTAAGCGCTCACGAGCGAAGACGTGTCGAAGTGAAAGCCCCTGGAATTATTGAACGTAAATCTGTGCACGAGCCTATGCAAACAGGGTTAAAAGCGGTAGATAGCCTGGTTCCTATAGGTCGTGGTCAACGAGAACTTATAATCGGGGACCGACAAACTGGAAAAACAGCTATTGCTATCGATACCATATTAAACCAAAAGCAATTGAACTCAAAGGCCACCTCTGAGAGTGAGACATTGTATTGTGTCTATGTAGCGATTGGACAGAAACGCTCAACTGTGGCACAATTAGTTCAAATTCTTTCAGAAGCCAATGCTTTAGAATATTCCATTCTTGTAGCAGCCACCGCTTCGGATCCTGCTCCTCTGCAATTTTTGGCCCCATATTCTGGGTGTGCCATGGGGGAATATTTCCGCGATAATGGAATGCACGCATTAATAATCTATGATGATCTTAGTAAACAGGCCGTGGCATATCGACAAATGTCATTATTGTTACGCCGACCACCAGGTCGTGAGGCTTTCCCAGGAGATGTTTTCTATTTACATTCCCGTCTCTTAGAAAGAGCGGCTAAACGATCGGACCAGACAGGCGCAGGGAGCTTGACCGCCTTACCCGTCATTGAAACACAAGCAGGAGATGTTTCGGCTTATATTCCTACTAATGTAATTTCCATTACTGATGGACAAATCTGTTTGGAAACAGAGCTCTTTTATCGCGGAATTAGACCTGCTATTAACGTCGGATTATCTGTCAGTCGCGTCGGGTCTGCCGCTCAGTTGAAAGCTATGAAACAAGTATGCGGGAGTTTAAAACTAGAATTGGCACAATATCGAGAAGTAGCCGCCTTTGCTCAATTTGGCTCAGACCTTGATGCTGCCACTCAGGCCTTACTCAATAGAGGGGCAAGGCTGACAGAAATACTCAAACAACCACAATATACACCATTGCCAATTGAAAAACAAATTCTAGTCATTTACGCAGCGGTCAATGGATTCTGCGATCGAATGCCATTAGACAAAATTGCTCAATATGAAAAAATCCTTCTATCTACTGTAAAACCAGAATTACTAGAAGCCTTAAAAGGACAATtaactaaagaaaaaaaaatagaaatagataCATTCTTAAAAGAATGTGCTTTCGCTTTATAGCTTTATCCATATGTGTAACACAATTAGTAGTTCAAATTCTTTCAGAAGCCAATGCTTTCTTAAAAAAGAAAAGCAGAGATTTCTCTTCAaaatctatttttctttttttgttttgaaatgGAAATATGATGGATCCATCGGGGGGATCAAACTCCTCCGACTGGAATATAAATATAGTAGGCCCCTCTAATTCTAATGTGGGCCCTTCCAACAGGCCGACCAACGACCAATCCACCTCATCCGGCTGGACTGGGTCTTGGATTGACCACTGGTTCGCCAATCAGAAGGAGGCTGGCGAAGCTCAAAGGCTTCCTGGTAGGGAAGAGTCAGTCCAGTCAGAATAGGAGAAAGAATTGTCCCCCGATCGCTCATCGTCTTGAACTGAATCAAGCTGAAGCAACAGACACTTGACCGGCAAGGTTCAATCGACTTTCATTGACCTGAACTCATCAAAGTCAGCATTGGATGAACATCCGGTTGACGGGGCCTAGGTTTGATAAAGAGAAAACTTCCTAAGCCTTTTTGTTTTGGAGGAAAACCAAAACGAAGATACAGGAGTGAAACTTACAGCACCCTTTGATCAGGTGTTCAGCAAATGCAATTCTCCGATTGAGAAGCATAACTACCCGTCGGTAGGCTTTCTTCCCCTTCGAACTGGCATCACTGCCTATTCTTCTTAAAGGGATCTATGTTTGTTATCAAAACGAATTTCACCTGATTGATGTGAACTCCTAACCTACTGATCTTCATCCAACAGCTAACTCGATGGCACTTTAGTTGCCACAAATCCATTTCTATCTCCGAATCGTTGCTACCCCATCACAGTCAATCAGTCTATTTATCCCAGCCAGGGGTTGTTCCTACGGTATCAACAGGAAAGCGGGAAGGGCTTCTTCTAGCTCTCTCAACATATCGTGAGAGGGTTTACTCTCTTCTGTGCAGCCTGATTCACATTTCGTAAATAGAATAGGCTTCGCTTCTCCTGTTGCGAGAAGGCCAGGAAAAACCCTTGGAATTGCGGACTGAACACCAAACCCGGCTCAAGCCACAAGTAATAGTGACTCGCCACCATGAAAGCAGCAACTTACTCTACTCGACTTGGACAACAAAACAACCAAAGAACAAGATCGAAAGTTTGATGATCAATCCCTTAATGACAATGACACGATAGGTCGAACTATTGGAAGAAAAATGAAGAATCAGTCTACTACTGAAGGTCAAAAGACAACAACTCTTCAACTCTACACAAGCTCTGAAGGCTAATAAAGAACATGACAATAGCTCACCAGATGAGAAAATCAAAGTGAGCAGGGCCCTGCCTTTACTCCCTACTCTCCGGCTCAACCATTAGACCGGTCCATAGTTCTATTAATCATCGATCAGAATACGAATGAGATCAAGAAAGCCATCATATTAGCAAATAAACGTATTCCTAAGCTTATTATCTCATCTCCCAAGAATATTATTGATATAGAGGGAGTTTTTCCTATGGGTTCTCACATCGTGAGAAAGTTGATTCAAAAAGGCGAGTTCCCTCTGGTCTTTTACTAATGGGGTTCCGCCCTCTCGGTCAAGTTCATTTCGTCTTTCATCTAAAAAGTCCATAAAGGCTTCTTTAGGATTGTAGGGGGCCTGTTCGGCCAAGTCAGGATGCTCAGAAAGCACTCCTTGAAAAAGAGAATAACATTCATGTTTCAGCTCCCGGATCCGGAGATCCCGATTCTCGAATTCGATCAGCCGGTTATATTGCGCCTGAGAAGAACAATTGTCGAGGGCACTTTTTATTTCTGCCCAATATACTCCCCTATCCTTATCAAGGAGAAAAATGCAATCCCTACTTTCCAGCGAAAAAATTCGACTTCGGAGCGAAGATTCGTAGGCTATATTGTGAGTCACGGGCCAAGGCTCCGACAGGACCTGTAGCCCGAATGAATCTTCTGATGACGAGTTTGATGGGCTGGAAGGGGCCGGAAGAGGAAGTGGCTGCCCTCCTCCCGAACCCACACTCAAAGCAACAACAAACGAGAAAACATCCTGGAAATACAGACCAAAGTTCGATAGGAAATGGGCGCGTAAACAACATCCAAATAACGAGATGGAAAATATTATGGATATATATAAAAGAAAGACAAGTGGAAAGCTCAAACGAAAACGATTTTTTCGAAAGAAAAAGGTCAAGATCAAGAGCAGGATTCCAAAAAGTACGATATTTCCACCCGCGGTCATTATAGCGGTTCCTTCTGATCCTAGAAAACGAAAAAAAGAATTGGCTGCTATGAAAGTAAGAAAAGGCACAAAATAACGAAGGATAGCCATGGTTTGTTTTGTATTGGAGATTCGGTACGACCAGCGCGGTTGTtcgtatttcattttcttcttcctcttgcaCTGCACTAAGTTACTTACGTTGAGGATAAAGCTATAAAGCGAAAGCACATTCTTTTAAGAAAGACTTCGCCTAATTCTTTTGAATCCCGGTCCGGTTTCCCCCCACTAACTAATTAGCTTACGACCACTGAACAAACTTGGTTGACGAACATAGTTTATGCGCCGCTAATGTAGCGGCTTGTCGAGCATTTGACAAACTCACACCATCCATTTCAAATAGGATTTGTCCCGTGGACACACGAGCAATCCAACCCGTAGGATTTCCTTTTCCTCTTCCCATTCTGACTTCTGTAGGTTTTCCGGTAATAGGGATATCCGCGAAAACTCTTACCCATATCTTACCATTTCTTCGGAATTGTCCGCTCATAGCACGATGGAAGTGTCCGATTATAGCCCGACGCGCTGCTTCAATGGCTCGATATGAAAGACGACCTGCTCTACAACTTTTAGTGCCATATCTTCCAAAACCAAGTTGTGTACCGTCCGCTTTGCAACCCCTACTACATCTGCCTTTACGATATTTAGTATATTTCGTACGTTTTGGATATAGCACGCCCCT from Salvia splendens isolate huo1 unplaced genomic scaffold, SspV2 ctg368, whole genome shotgun sequence carries:
- the LOC121789905 gene encoding ATP synthase subunit alpha, mitochondrial, which codes for MELSPRAAELTTLLESRISNFYTNFQVDEIGRVVSVGDGIARVYGLNEIQAGEMVEFASGVKGIALNLENENVGIVVFGSDTAIKEGDLVKRTGSIVDVPAGKAMLGRVVDALGVPIDGRGALSAHERRRVEVKAPGIIERKSVHEPMQTGLKAVDSLVPIGRGQRELIIGDRQTGKTAIAIDTILNQKQLNSKATSESETLYCVYVAIGQKRSTVAQLVQILSEANALEYSILVAATASDPAPLQFLAPYSGCAMGEYFRDNGMHALIIYDDLSKQAVAYRQMSLLLRRPPGREAFPGDVFYLHSRLLERAAKRSDQTGAGSLTALPVIETQAGDVSAYIPTNVISITDGQICLETELFYRGIRPAINVGLSVSRVGSAAQLKAMKQVCGSLKLELAQYREVAAFAQFGSDLDAATQALLNRGARLTEILKQPQYTPLPIEKQILVIYAAVNGFCDRMPLDKIAQYEKILLSTVKPELLEALKGQLTKEKKIEIDTFLKECAFAL
- the LOC121789907 gene encoding uncharacterized mitochondrial protein AtMg01280-like — protein: MKYEQPRWSYRISNTKQTMAILRYFVPFLTFIAANSFFRFLGSEGTAIMTAGGNIVLFGILLLILTFFFRKNRFRLSFPLVFLLYISIIFSISLFGCCLRAHFLSNFGLYFQDVFSFVVALSVGSGGGQPLPLPAPSSPSNSSSEDSFGLQVLSEPWPVTHNIAYESSLRSRIFSLESRDCIFLLDKDRGVYWAEIKSALDNCSSQAQYNRLIEFENRDLRIRELKHECYSLFQGVLSEHPDLAEQAPYNPKEAFMDFLDERRNELDREGGTPLVKDQRELAFLNQLSHDVRTHRKNSLYINNILGR